A stretch of DNA from Rattus rattus isolate New Zealand chromosome 1, Rrattus_CSIRO_v1, whole genome shotgun sequence:
aatggctgggcagaagagagaataggtaGGACTTCCACCagccagggaaggagagagagagaagaggagagattcAGATTGGCTACAAGAAGGGAGTAGAAAACAATTTATCAACATTCCATCTCACCACAATCACAAAATTCTACTCAGCCAATCCATCATATAGAATCTTCAATGTAGTTGTTTTTCTGGTAACTTCAGTTCACACAGaattctacacttgatcttagccaaaaagcCAAGGAGCAAACACACAGAATTCTTAACTGGCATTTATGCTCACATGCATGCTCTGTAATTACTGCCTGTTACCACTGTAGTAGATTTCTATTGTTGCTAGTAAGTTATCACAAAAGAATAGCTTCAAACAAATAACTTAGTACCTTACTTTTCTAGAGGTCAGAGTCCCAAAGAAATCTGTCGAGGATAAAATCTAGGTGTTGCAGACTTATTCTTCCAGGAAAAACTAGGTGAAGaccccttcccttgcttcttgCCGATCTAGGAGCCAACAATTACATCACTTTATTGTAGATCTCCTGAGTGAAGCAGGATGGGTATCCAAAGTAtggcttttctgtctttctctttccattttaattccacTATGACTACATTCATCTTCTCTCTATAGAAtagaaaagaatagaatagaatagaatagaatagaatagaatagaatagaatagaatagaatagaatagaatagaatagctATATCTCAGAGATAACTAGAAAGAGAGaggtaaataaaattaacataagAATTCAAGTTAGCAACAggaaaagattattaaaataaatcttaaacttaAAGAATTTGAGTAGGAATAATTGTGTAGGAAAACCAGATGATTCTTGATAGCTATTAGAtctgactaaataaataaacaaataagagtGAAATCATAGATAACAACTAAGaatatcagaattttaaaaaaataaacaatgtgatcacaaatacagaggaattTTTAGAAGTCAAAATCAAACAATATGTATCACCTAATATTGTGGGAAGCTTTACCACTCCTGGAAGCACTGCTTCTCCTTCACGACATGACTTTACACAGTAAAATGTAGCAAATATGAATTCcgtggaatggaatggaatggaatggaatggaatggaatggaatggaatggaacaGAATAGAGCTATAGGGCAAGCAGGATACAGATAGAGTAGGCCCACACTCCCTTTTCTTATATAAGGTGATGTCTTAGGAGACAGGGAGAGCTTCTTTTCTTGGTCTTAGAGAAACAAGCTGCCAAATTGTTGAGCCTTAGGGAGAGCTATAAGAAGCCACATTGAGAGAACTATAAGAAGTCACATGGACTTAAGCCTTTTAAGATTGAGAAAAATTACCCAGTAACAACCAACAAGACACAGGTCTCAATCCTACAACCACAACAAGACAATTTTGTCAATTATCACAGGATCCTGGAAGACTATTATGCCTTCATTCCGAAAATGTGTCCATCTTCCCACCATTATAtaacttttcatttattcttaatttaaatGTATGTAAACTCGGTACCCATGGCTAACAAATATAGCTAAAAAGTAAAGGAAACTTCCTTTCTGTGATAAGTGACATATCAACTAATACAACAACACCATATGGAATAACAGCATGATATAACAAACACAATGAACTTACTGTCCCTGACACTGGATGTCATCTACGTCTCAAACATCCTATATGacaaacaaggaaaggaagagtTGTAAATGTTAGATCGTATTCTCATTTTCAAAATCATGACTTCTGTGTTGATAGACAATTCAAATTATCCAAAGTATACCTaggtataataaataaatgtaaaaagacaaCTGACTAGCAACCTACACAGCCTATGAGTTGGAAAACATAATGACCGACAGATTTATTGACTATGATAACAAAACTACTCTGCAGCTTCCAAAAATGGGCAGAATGCAAATCAAGCAAACCACGGTTTTTGATAAAGAACCTAAGGAATCACTGGGTGTCTAAGATCCATTGTTGTTGCCTCAACAGTGAAAAGCATCCATTCATGTAAGAGTTCATTCATAAATTCAATAGGcttcttatttctccttttcatgaATCAGGGTATCTTTCCATGTAGTCCAGTCTGAGATTCTGGATCCCCTTTATCTTCAAAATGCCAgtaggcatgaaccaccatgcatACTCAGCATACTTCCCAGTGGTATTTCAGTaggattttctttaaatttttctgtctgtctgtgtctctctctctctctctgtgtgtgtctgtctgtctttgtctctgtctctgtctctctgtctgtctgtctctgtctgtctctgtctctctgtctctgtctctgtctctctccctccccccctctctgtgtgtgtgtgtgtgtgtgtgtgtgtgtgtgtgtgtgtgtgtgtgtgtgtgtgtgtgtgtgtgtgtgtgtgtgtgtgtgtgtgtgtgtgtgtgtatgccagagaacaactttcaggagtcaattctctccttcaacctgggagagacagggtcttccttgttctttccttATGACATACTCCAGGCTAGGTGGCTGACGAGCTTCTAGGTGAttctcctctttctgcctcccatctttcCCATCTTGTCttaggagttctgggattatgaTGTGTCACCACATCTAGCTTTATCTCCtggttccagagactgaacttGCACAGTAAGAACCTTTAACATTGAGCTGCTTCACTGTGCTTGGCCAGGAGAGAAGCaccatttggaggtgtggcctttttggagaaagtgtatTGCTATGGGTGTGGACCctggtcctagctgcctggaagccagtcttctcctgtttgtctttggaacaagatatagaactctcagctgctcctaAACCACGCCTGCCTGAACACTTTCATGCACTcaccttgatgatattggaccaaacctctgaacctgtatgccagccccaattcaatgttgtcctttataagagttgccttggtcatggtgtctcttcacagcaacaaaaaccgtAAGGAAGACAATAAGTAATTAGATTAATATAATAGAGTATTATTGCAGTATTTTCTTACAAtcctctgatgccttcttctgagaTAGTACCTGAACCTTTGGAAGAGGGCAGGTGGATACAGATGTCCCATTCCTAACTGAGCACTCCAGAAAAAGATacttttttctgaattttacttGAGCTTCTGCATTAGTCATCACCCACTGCACAAAGAAATGTCTCTAATGAGGTTTGAGAGTTACACTAACATACGGGCAGTGAGACACAAAGTTAGTTTGATAATATGTTTATTAATAGGAGTAGGTTTACTCCTGAACCTTGTGAGTTCACAACCATGGCTTCCTGGGAGATATTTTTTGTTCCAGGCATGTGACTCCTTCTGTGGCATGGGCCTTACACTCAAGATTCcaaaggtgtggtggtttgaattggtGTGACCtccagactcatgtgtttggatgcttgggcATAGAGAGTGGCAGTAtaaagaggtgtgaccttgttgaaggaagtatgtcactgtggaggcaaggCTGTGACGTCTTATATGCGCTAGCTATGCCAGGTGTGACATCGTCTCCTTCTTcagcctgcagatcaagatgtagaactcgtggttccttctccagtaccatgtctgtctggtAGGAAACCgacatgcttcctaccatgatgataatgaactgaacctcagaacctttaagccagacccaatgaaatgttttcctttataagagtttctgcAGTCATgttgtgtcttcacagcaatagaaactcttaCTAAGTCAAATGGTATTTCAATAGGTAGCTTGGTAGTCTAATGTTGTTTTTAAGTGTACTGTAAGCAATACATAAAGCATTCTTGTATGTCTTTCTTGGAATGGTTTTCTATCTTCAACTCTACCACTATAGGAACAATTCTTCCTTCTATTCTGAAGCCTGCCCTGTTGATTAATTCCCCCTCTCCATTTGTCTCTGAGAATCACACACAGCCCATTGCTAAGCTTCAGTGGACACACATGCTTGCCAGGGGTCATTTGTGTGGGATGTGACTTTGTGAGCCATGGCAGAGAAGGCAGCTGTGATAGGTCAAATTCTGTAATGTCCAGTGATCTTGGGCATAGAAGGAGCCAAGCCTCAGTGAACTAAAGAACTAACGTGAGACAGTAACTATCTGCTGTTTTAAACCTCTAGTTAGGAAGCAACAGGAAATGAATGCAGCAAGATGTCTGGAAAATGATGTTGGGTATCAAGTAAGTAGGTGGGATGGGGCAGGTgaataggaagagagaaacagggacTGGTTGAAGTCCTCTCAGGTCAGGTGGTAgaagactttatttctttttttttcagagctggggaccgaacccagggccttgcgcttgctaggcaagtgctctaccactgagctaaatccccaaccagaagACTTTAAATATAGGAGTTGAACATGTCTCTTAGCAAGGTGATTGGTACCTACTTAAAGGATAGTTTGCAAGAGAAGGCCCAGGTGTGATGCCATTACTGTCCATTTGAGAATTAATGGTTTTCCCATGTTTCCTGAGGCATATCTATTTAATTAAAGGGTTTTGGAGAAATGCTGTTTAAATATGCCTTCTATTGTATCGGGACAAATACCAATAGAAATATAGATAGTAGGGTTTGTAACTAGAGGATGGAGCATAAAACAGTCATTTTAATATTCTCACACCACTCCACATAATTGATGCCTTTAAAAGGAGCTTTAGATTGAAAAGAAGCTTGGTACGTGTAAGTACAACCATGATGGCTTGAAATCTCCTGCCAAAGAGTGAAATACAGGTTCTCCTTACAGACCTCAGCAGAATGAGTAAATAgatttgcatgtttgtgtgtgtgtgtgtgtgtgtgtgtgtgtgtgtgtgtgtgtgtgtgtgtgtgtgtgtgtgtgtgtgagagagagagagagagagagagagagagagagagagagagaagaaagcaaaaaagagTGTCGAAATTGTTAAATACACTTGAAGATACAAATCTAAAGACAATTATTCTCTATATACTCATTGGACATAttctataattataaatttataaccAATTAATTTCACCTATATGTTTTCCCATTTACTTCTGTCAGTTATGTTGAAGCAAATGTACTATCAAGCTACTATGTCTGGATTCCTTGAACCCAACCAGTATTGTAAATTGTTGTAGTTAGTTTGCTGTGATGATGTATTAAGTAATTGATGGAAGGGTTACATATACAGTGGACAGAGGGTTAACCCAAGTCCCAGGCAGGACGGAGTGTGGTAAAGTGTGATTCTGTCTCACCACTAAGAAGAATTTGCAATGTAAAATGTCTTACTTATTTATAGAATTTTCTACTTAATAGTCTCAGGCCTTATTGACAAGAGGTCACTGAAATAACAGATAACAGAACATGAAGCAGTGTACAAGAAAGGAACAGTATATAGGATTTTGGATGGACTTACATTTAATGGATTTTGTAATCTTTTTTCACTGAGATTCATCAATAACACATTGTGGCTATTAAGCAAAGTAGACACATTCTAGTCAATGGAgatcatcacagcaatagaaatgtttGCCAAGACATTTGTATTAACACATGATCCAGCATTCTGGAGACTCTCATGTGCAGGCTCTTGCCAAGAAGTAAGGCCAAAGATAGAGGAATCTCAACCTTGTCTGCCCTTCTCTGCATGTTTGCCAGAGGCTTCCCATAGTTCACTGGCTTTCTTCCTTCTAAAAGGCTGAGTGGTTCTTCCAAGGAGTGGTCTGTAATTTCAAGATGCCTAAACGTATTGCATCCCCTGaatttcttcctcagtttctgctcaaATGCCACGTTTGGATTTTCCTGGTAAGTTGAAacagataaaaagtaaaagattCATGTGAAAATATCACACCCCTGCATTATTGCCAGCCCCCTATGACCTTCCCAAACCATCATTCTGGCTGACAGCTCTACTCTGAATGCAAGTGACTAGTTGTCTATTTTTCCAGGACAGAGTCAAGAAAACAGAAGATTCACAGATTCATAAATAGCAAGTATTTAGGATGTGGCAAGTGCTTTAGGCTAAAGGAGGAGGGGATGCCAATGCTTTGAGTCAGAAGAATGCTTGACATGGTACGTGTGTATGTTGCTCCTGTCTCTATGATATGAAAGCCATAAATACCCACAAATCTTCACGGGCCAACAAAGTTACCAGTAGTATAGCTGTGCCTTCTTGGTCTATTTTAAATACCCTTCTGTATTTATATTTGGAAAATTAATTACCCGTTTATTCTAAGTCCCACCGTGTGGTTTTGTTCCCTCTCCCCTCAGTTTCATGCTGCCTTCGGGGCAAATTCCTCACACCTGTTTCCCAGAAGCCTATCTCATTGGTCATAGGCTTTTTATTGGCCAGTGATGCTTCCACAGAGGATGTAAAGATTCTCTCTATACTGACCACTCTACCTGTGCAGTTGACCACATTGAATTGTTTAGGATATTGCTTAGAACCTACAAATCACCCAGAATAGCCATCTCATCATCCAATGAGCAAGTACCCACTGtctacatttctctctctttaactTTAAACCCACCCCTGTCCTGCCCCTTCCTTTCACCAGTTTCAGATGCCTGAGACCACTCTACCATGCCTCGCAATTGCTCCTAACTAGCTCTCCCTGGAAAAGTGCTACTGGCAAGGAAAGCCAAAGGATTTTACTTGCACCAATTTTAATGCTTATCTTTGGGGGGGATACAATTTGTTCTTTTGCTATAAATAATAGAAACTGTACAGTCATTTTGACAAAAACAAGTTATTGGAAAGTACAACGACATTATAAAGAAAACTCTGTAGAGCAGCTCCAATGGACTCAGCTTCAAGATAAGTTAACATCACGGACATATGTCTAGATGCATTCTTctactggaatttttttttcttccccagaaTTGATTCCTGGGCAAAAGGAATGTAACTGACCTGGTTGGGTTGTCTGTGCCAgctgtggaagagttagagagtTAAGCACCCTTACCGGAACTACAAGGAGGTAAGAGAAAGACATTGAAAACCATCACTGCTAACTCCTAAAATTAACTCTTCTATTCTACTTTGAAATTTCCTGTGTGTGACATTGTGATGGCTTATGTaagtttggcccagggagtgacactattaggagttgtggccttcctggagaggtgtggctttgttggagtgggtgtgtcattgtgggtgtgggctttaagaccctcatcctagctgcctgaaagccactCTTCTCCCAGCTGTCTTCAgatgatgtagaactcccagctcctcctgcaccatgcctgcctggatgctgccatgctcctgccatggtgataatggattgaacctctgaacctttaggttagtcccaactaaatgtccttataagagttgctttggtcatggtgtctgttcacagcagtaaaaccctaagtcagACATGAAGACATTAGACATGCCCACTCCCCCAACCTTTTTCACTACTGTTTGCCCTTGTCATTGATAGGATGGTTCACATGGTCGGAGGAGGACAGAAAGGCTTTGATCTTGGGCCGGGCACTGAGGTGAGCCACATAGGCAGCGAGCAGGGGGTAGTGGACCAGCAGCAGGGCCAGCAAGTTGTAATTGGCAAAGGAAATCTGGTCACCCACGATGAAAGCTTTATCTTCCTGGTTCTGGGACAGCAAGGTCTCAAAAGGCTTCAGATGCCCAGGCAGGGTCTTCACATAGTCATCCTTACCATTCTCATTGATGGTGTAGATGAGGGTGACATATCTGTAGTGAAGGTCCTCCACCCCATCATTCACCATATCCACCAGGGCGGCTTCCCTCTGGCCTTTCCCATAAAGTCCAAAAGAGTGGCCCACGTGCCTCAGGATGGCACTAGATTGGTAAAGGATGAGGTCTCTATCCTCAAACTTGGGAAGCTGTCCATACAGACAAGTGGGCAATCTGATACCACCATGGTCTGGGTTACTGGTAATTCATTAGCTAAGGAGAACCACCCAATAGGTTCTGGGTGAGCAGGATGAACAGAAACAAACTCAGTAGTAAGCAGAATGTCTCACCTGTACATCAGAGCCAGATACCCTAGGACTCAGACATAGTGATCCTAGCCAGTGTTATTTCCTATTGCAGGCAACCATTTTCAACCAACATTTGAGAGTCAAATGGTAAAGCAAAACAGTTCTTGTCAGGCCAGGACATTTGGAAGAGTGTGGAAGTGTGTGCTTATGGTGGAGGGATTATGACTGGGAGATTAAAGGTTACAAAATAGAGCGCTAGCAGTGGTGTTTTATTAGAATTGTGTAATTGCTGAGATGAATGGTGGTTTTGGGATGGAAGATTTAAAGGACtttatacttttcatttttccaaagaTATAGCAAGCAGGAAGGAgatgagaaggagcaggaggaagaagaatgcagagaGGTAGAACATCAAAGATGAAGCACAAGCAGCCACTTGGAAGGGTAAGCCAGACTACTGCCCACTGTGACCCTGTTAGAGTGTAGCATCTTCTCTAAGTCTGTGACAACAgcttctctttgtccctgtcactctctgtgtgtctctgtctctgtctctgtctctctgtctctctgtctctgtctctgtctctctctctctctctctctttctctctgactctgtgtggtgtgtgtgtctgtctctccctccctccctccgttccccccccctctctcttttgcgCTCTCCCTCTCCTGCAATGCAGGTTGTTGTAAACTCCTTTTTTCATTATAGAGCATCCCATGACAACCAgaggaaagtaagaaaataaacaaacaaagaacctcAAGTCCAacttgtgttgcccatatactcactggagcaggGTCCAACTCGCAGTGGCTggtcccttaaagaaaactgagtccttcaaCTCCTGTACCGCCAcgcccccccgcccccaagcTGCACTTCCAAATCTTTATCACAATGTTTAAGAACTCTCTTTGATGGCTTCCTGTCCAAGGTGTTAGTATTTTTTTGAGGGAGGTGagagggggtgtggggtgggagccGGATGGGGTTAGGATCTATCACAGAGTCTGGAGTCATCAATACTACTGCAAAAGAAGCTAGAAgctctatttttttctccatctttattaaattgggtatttcttatttacatttcaaatgttattccctttcccggtttccaggccaacatctccctaatccttcccccttcccttctctatgggtgctcccctccccatcctccccccattaccgccctccccccaacaatcccgttcactgggggttcagtcttagcaggaccaagggcttccccttccactggtgctcttactaggctattcattgctacctatgaggttggagcccagggtcagtccatgtatagtcattgggtagtggcttagtccctggaagctctggttggttggcattgctgttcattgaactttttttttaggTAAATCTTTGGTactgataaaaatattattttaatcttgATTAGCATGATGCAATTCAGTTTGGCATGTAGGTTGCGGCCCCAAACAGTTCTATAAAACTAGAAGAGACCCAGGCTTTGACTCTTTGGTCTGTACTGTCCTGGGTAAAtaactgatattttaaatttccctCTTTACACAGCACGAatgatttatgtgtgtgaatatgtattcTAAAGCGactttggttatttttataaGGAATGTAAGACACAACTATATTTTAGACTTCCTTTTAGGCTAGTGCTTTGTAGATCAAGCATGTTGGCATTCTGCACTCATGTTCTAGGACTGATTTAAGTAAGCTCGGTgacttaaacaacagaaatttattgcGTTACAGTTCTGGAGCAGAGACAAGGGCACAAGGGCCTGGCATAGTTGCTTTCTTCTGAGAACTCTCAGGGaaaatttttcttctgagaactctCAGGGaaaacttctgttttcctttttttttttttttttttttcttttttttactcaGCTTAGATTGCTATAAAAATGCCATAGacggggttggggtttagctcagtggtagagcgcttgcctaggaagtgcaaggccctgggttcagtccccagctcccggggaagaaccaaaaaaaaaaaaaaatgccatagaCAACATGCCACACCGCGTAAAtgcataccacaccataccaagCTATCCCACTcaacagaaattttttttttttgttattttgttcttttgttttgtttcctttctggaaGCTAGAACAGAAGATCAGCGTCTTTTAGCATAATCAGGCACTGTGATTTCCCTCTTTTGTGAGTTAAAGACTCAGAAAATACCTGTCTGCCCCATGGCAGAACGAATGAGCTCTCTGGCGTTGCTTTCATTGGACATCCATAAAGATGCTATTCGTAAAGATTTCATCTTTGTGATTTAATCCCTCTCAATACTCCACGGTCTCATGCGTGTTATCACGATGCAAGTGTGAGTTTTGGCGGAGCATGAACACTATGCAGGTAAATCTGGTAGATCCTGGGCTCGCAGAAGCACCTCCGTTTAGTGTTTCTTCTAAGCTCTGCCCAGCcattacctagcaacagccaggtaggagtCTGGCTTGCATAAAGAGAACtgtttgagtctctctctctctctctctctctctctctctctctctctctctctctctctctctctctctctctctctctctctctcccccccctcttccctctctctctctcactgactgctttcccctctcctttctttccctccccatttctgtctctccacGTGTTCCGGGtctgccccttcccttctttctctctcctttttcttactgtccctctctgtccccttgctttttctgcctctactcccttctcaacgcCCCCCACCTCGtgcccccaaataaacttcattttatactagaccaGTCATGTGACTGGCACCTCAGGCGGGATGCCTCAGCACGGGCCCACTAAGGCACCACCTCTCGCCACATTATGCCACCACATTACAAAACATATcacctcctgtcttcctccatcttcataaggaattcttctttctctgtgtctgaccATGCTCAGATGCACTTCTCCACACAGCTGTGAAGATTTGTATCTGTTTAGGAGTATTTCCTCTACTCCAGACAACCTCATCTGAACCAATTGCATCCACAATGTCCCAATCTACTGTAATGTACCGGTTAGGATTTGGCAtatgaggaagacagaggcaatAAAATTCAACCTGTAACATGGTCTCATAGTTTAAAAACATCTTTCTACTTGGACTATTTCTTTGCTGAAATTTTGTACTGTTTCAAGTTGTTGTAAGTCTTCTCCTTACTTGGGAGATGTAGGACGGAATTGGATTCTTACCTAAGGCAGAAAACATTATCCTCACTTAATTCATTATTTGCTCCCACGATGGGATGGCTGGTGTGCCCTGATATTTGCTAGGTCGTTGTCTTTAGGGTGAAACCGTGATGCCTTAGAGTTAGAATTCAGGTCTGGTTCTTGTGAGCACCCTGGATTCAGACAAGGAAGAAGCCTTCGAAGAAAGACAGATCCCAACTTGTTCTAGTTCCTTGATAAAAAAGATAGCTatggcctggagaggtggctcagtggttaagagcactgactgctcttccagaggtcctgagttcaattccctgcaaccgcatggtggctcacaaccatctgtaatgggatctgatgccctcttctggtgtgactgaagacagccacagtgtactcacatacataaaataataaataaataaataaataaataaataaataaatcaagcaagcaagcaagcaagcaagcaagcaagcaagcaagcaagctagaaAAGTCTCCTTGAAACACTTGCTTTCATGGA
This window harbors:
- the LOC116900870 gene encoding glutathione S-transferase P-like translates to MGPRKEKASQPRRWRVQPGSFYPPSSRPPAAPRSRSALLPLRAPAPPPATRALPGSPPSPRSRNRAACRGLPTCLYGQLPKFEDRDLILYQSSAILRHVGHSFGLYGKGQREAALVDMVNDGVEDLHYRYVTLIYTINENGKDDYVKTLPGHLKPFETLLSQNQEDKAFIVGDQISFANYNLLALLLVHYPLLAAYVAHLSARPKIKAFLSSSDHVNHPINDKGKQ